The Pagrus major chromosome 10, Pma_NU_1.0 genome contains a region encoding:
- the LOC141003987 gene encoding uncharacterized protein — protein MPLTVRNSARRRRKHPDEKPPERRGESTATAQVMAPTRMKLRVRRRDNAAGGSGAAAGGGQPEEEEERSRESGGRSSRRKNTNNTSSTAAAASSSSPPSSSAAASARAVMAAEDASPDSKCPICLDRFNNLAYLDRCLHRFCFPCIQEWSHNKAECPLCKQPFASILHSVRAEDDFKEYTLRPPPANSSVAATVAMVAAMASAARSNHQMRLMLRRHRGADGGETTTRRRRRERGGRGRGGSRVGERAGVWEWYLDTPPLTLPPLPHHPTVSPVVAEDSEEGEDLEEQTMRGGADLAERGVIFEGLTGLGGAVEPVAPTDRASRRLMTRLAARQRLQREGGTVRRLRERETVAFRRTLYRSGIRVHGVAGVGNQGQQQRDITAESFRRNPVHLNRLRPWLQRELTVLYGAHGSLVDIVQRIIMARLARHGLEDTPTIEEELRPFLLARTDHFLHELVSYARSPLSLENYDLQAVYEPPAAAMEVDGTSSSSDSSSVIAISEGDEEERRGGGESEERLLGRAGGTHDDIIQTGSSLSLSAWDDETPGPSYSTAEPSCSLASLSFSPAPQEAANEEGGEKREEEGEEECLIVGYKKPIAERTPELVQLSSDTEEEEEKKKKKEEEEEDTAEKLPLLPSTIPPLSYLPIIPPSTSGAYRDEPDDKSQEKDVEVGGHRSRARSWSGSSGRSRNSVCTLSPATPGQSERQRERESWKDRKQSASEVTKEKRRRKRSRRGRERSGDRLRKSGTLYNPNRSIYPAMMRQRSHSPSPFHSSVESGSPLPPSPPDSSWEYRCSQVSPLTSSVSSPSRSSSSSQLCSSPQTPPTPSLSPSDRSSAHHGEKPGGKRKYKSRHLDNSDKDPTWRPSSSHRKEKRRERREKERKRRRRDEGRRRDRQRRDTQSGGDSSRRGREDRSPSVEIIYEGTINASATQPPARKRRRKRHRRAQQNSSPVIITLDSDSSHDDVNNKNNHSSSSSPLSSQQTVDFSDLPPLPLVHSAGVGEALNAEIGELPVDILDRESDGSETEPVGQSQAAGPIAIDNSDNSEQDVDVENVEESGSVLELDDDKGPIRTTEATAVNQREAGTVDGRSQTTSENDSASTTTNLVPKRDSEVSDSRLLASILNDLKGISAPKCDLSLNLEPNSSSDARRKRCRDQCDVSQAPLNQDGWSAETKHPNPDLPAKRQCNDSRDQNQGFDLSTFQNSIPPRPALERSKECRVREEGRDLPPLLKQASPVRSYNRNTPPPLKHKDAGSPHLLPISPIDLRSPHGSDADPVCENSHVDLNSNPTISPIDSHLGAELPKDNQAIPPISTLKRHFTSSLALRGALASTSAIDSQSSCHLAPIDSHPPAPFNAGAFGIHSISHKPPVDAHPLSESSADCLPRLDFNAFHSSKLHSGFESTKKMSSAIDLHPVNSLPAIDFHSATTGWSKDKPAHTDSTSRGYRNMTPSPDSCRGAPADLHPNSSVSAEGTPAGRDVFSGANCNNTSPPVFVSPTDPRTRYTSSPIDSYSSSKRENLSEKLSAPRSPKCTIDHHSSNAASEGLTDNKASSVVNHEERLPNAHLPPIDLHHTSLVPPANDQSSRFVSTVEHLNHTALPSSTFKISHRKCGSRSESTVDSHSKLLRPADSDSKAHNHFVSSSDPQFPVNSCSNHNPPVDSEREPQPPVDSHSKNSHRDFHLPADNHITSSLQNSNSSIDAQSESQSAIDERSTGSVWNTHTRSAT, from the exons ATGCCGCTCACGGTGCGGAATTCTGCccggaggaggagaaaacaccCGGATGAGAAGCCGCCGGAGCGACGCGGGGAGTCTACCGCTACTGCTCAG GTGATGGCGCCCACACGGATGAAGCTGCGTGTGCGTCGGCGTGACAATGCGGCCGGAGGTTCaggtgctgcagcaggaggCGGTCagccagaggaagaggaggagaggagccgaGAGAGCGGCGGtcgcagcagcaggaggaagaacaCCAACAACACGTCGTCTACAGCTGCTGCcgcctcctcttcatctcctccctcgTCCTCTGCTGCGGCCTCAGCGCGGGCAGTGATGGCGGCAGAGGATGCGTCACCTGACTCCAAGTGCCCGATCTGCCTAGACCGCTTCAACAACCTGGCGTACCTGGACCGCTGCCTGCACCGCTTCTGCTTCCCCTGCATCCAGGAGTGGTCGCACAACAAGGCCGAGTGTCCGCTCTGCAAGCAGCCCTTCGCCTCCATCCTGCACTCTGTCCGCGCCGAGGACGACTTCAAGGAGTACACGCTGCGGCCGCCGCCCGCCAACAGCAGCGTCGCTGCCACTGTGGCAATGGTGGCGGCGATGGCTTCGGCGGCGAGGAGCAACCACCAGATGAGGCTGATGCTGAGGAGGCACAGAGGAGCAGATGGAGGAGAAACGACCACAAGAAGGcgcaggagggagaggggaggaagagggaggggaggcagcAGGGTGGGGGAGAGGGCGGGGGTGTGGGAGTGGTACCTGGACACTCCCCCactcactctccctcctcttcctcaccatCCCACCGTCTCTCCGGTCGTTGCAGAGGACAGTGAGGAGGGAGAAGACCTGGAGGAGCAGACGATGAGGGGAGGGGCTGACCTGGCGGAGCGAGGGGTGATATTTGAGGGACTGACGGGGCTCGGGGGGGCGGTGGAACCTGTGGCCCCCACTGACCGGGCCTCACGGCGGCTGATGACTCGTTTGGCGGCGAGGCAGCGGCTGCAGCGAGAAGGAGGAACTGTCCGGCggctgagggagagagagacggtggCCTTCCGTCGCACCCTCTACCGCAGTGGCATACGTGTCCACGGCGTTGCCGGGGTCGGTAACCAGGGGCAGCAGCAGCgtgacatcacagcagagaGCTTCCGCCGGAACCCTGTCCACCTGAACAGGCTCCGCCCCTGGCTGCAGCGGGAGCTCACAGTGCTGTACGGCGCCCACGGCTCGCTGGTCGACATCGTCCAGCGCATCATCATGGCACGGCTCGCCCGCCACGGCCTGGAGGACACGCCCACAATAGAAGAAGAGCTCCGACCCTTCTTATTGGCCCGCACCGACCACTTCCTGCATGAGCTGGTCAGCTATGCCCGCTCACCGCTCAGCCTGGAGAACTACGACCTGCAGGCGGTGTACGAGCCGCCGGCCGCCGCCATGGAGGTGGACGGGACAAGCAgctcctctgacagcagctccGTCATTGCCATCTCAGAgggtgatgaggaggagaggcgGGGGGGAGGAGAGTCGGAGGAGAGGCTGCTGGGGAGGGCGGGAGGCactcatgatgacatcatccaaaCTGGAAGCTCCCTCAGCCTGTCGGCCTGGGATGACGAGACTCCAGGACCCTCCTACTCCACCGCCGAGCCTTCGTGTTCACTCGCCTCGCTATCATTCAGCCCCGCCCCCCAGGAGGCAGCcaatgaggagggaggagagaagcgtgaggaggagggggaggaggagtgtCTGATAGTCGGCTACAAGAAGCCGATAGCGGAGCGAACCCCTGAACTGGTGCAGCTCTCCTCTGACaccgaggaggaagaggagaagaagaagaaaaaggaggaggaggaggaggacacggCTGAGaagcttcctctcctcccctccaccatcccccctctctcttacTTACCCATAATCCCTCCCTCCACTTCAGGGGCCTACAGAGACGAACCGGACGATAAGTCGCAGGAGAAAGATGTTGAGGTGGGCGGACATCGCTCACGTGCACGCTCCTGGTCAGGCAGTTCGGGAAGAAGCAGGAACTCTGTGTGCACACTCAGCCCAGCGACGCCCGGACAGAGCGAGCGGcagcgagaaagagagagctggAAAGACAGGAAGCAGTCTGCCAGTGAGGTGacgaaggagaagaggaggaggaagaggagccgGAGAGGACGGGAGAGGAGCGGTGATAGGCTGAGGAAGAGTGGCACCCTGTACAACCCAAACCGCTCCATTTATCCCGCCATGATGCGTCAACGCTCCCATTCCCCCTCGCCATTTCACTCCAGCGTGGAGTCCGGCTCGCCGCTGCCACCCAGCCCACCTGACTCCAGCTGGGAGTACCGCTGTTCCCAGGTCtcccccctcacctcctctgtctcctccccctcccgctcctcctcctcgtcgcAGCTCTGCTCCTCCCCACAGACGCCGCCGACGCCGTCGCTGTCCCCCAGCGACCGCAGCAGCGCTCACCACGGAGAAAAACCCGGCGGGAAGAGAAAGTACAAGAGCCGCCATCTGGACAACAGTGACAAGGATCCCACGTGGAGGCCGAGCAGCAGCCATCgcaaggagaagaggagggagcggagggagaaggagaggaagaggaggcggagagatgaagggaggagaagagacagGCAGAGGAGGGACACTCAGAGCGGTGGAGACAG cagcaggaggggCAGAGAAGACCGGAGTCCCAGTGTGGAGATCATCTACGAGGGCACCATCAACGCCAGCGCAACGCAACCCCCCGCCAGGAAACGGCGCAGGAAACGTCACCGCAGGGCTCAACAGAACAG ttcTCCGGTCATCATCACCCTCGACAGCGACAGCAGCCACGACGACGTCAACAACAAgaacaaccacagcagcagcagcagtccgCTCAGCAGCCAGCAGACGGTCGACTTCTCAGACCTTCCTCCTCTCCCGTTGGTGCATTCGGCCGGCGTTGGCGAAGCCTTGAATGCAGAAATCGGCGAGCTTCCTGTTGACATCCTGGACCGGGAATCTGACGGGTCAGAGACCGAGCCGGTGGGCCAGTCACAGGCTGCAGGTCCCATCGCTATTGACAACAGCGACAACAGCGAGCAGGACGTGGACGTGGAAAATGTTGAAGAGAGCGGTTCAGTGCTGGAGTTGGATGATGATAAAGGACCAATCAGAACAACTGAAGCCACTGCTGTTAATCAGAGAGAAGCAGGGACTGTGGACGGACGCTCTCAGACAACAAGCGAGAACGATTCTGCCTCCACGACAACAAATCTGGTTCCCAAAAGGGACTCTGAGGTCTCTGACAGCCGTCTGCTGGCTTCCATCCTCAATGACCTGAAGGGAATCTCTGCACCTAAATGTGATCTTTCTTTGAACCTTGAGCCCAATTCCTCATCCGACGCCAGAAGAAAGCGTTGTAGGGATCAGTGTGATGTCAGTCAGGCTCCTTTAAACCAGGACGGCTGGTCGGCTGAGACAAAACATCCCAATCCTGATTTACCTGCGAAGCGGCAGTGTAACGACAGCAGAGACCAAAACCAGGGCTTTGACTTGTCGACATTTCAAAACTCCATCCCTCCACGACCTGCTCTCGAGCGATCGAAGGAGTGTAGGGTCAGAGAGGAGGGCAGGGACCTCCCTCCACTCCTGAAACAGGCCAGTCCTGTTCGGTCATACAACAGAAACACGCCGCCGCCATTAAAACACAAGGATGCTGGGAGTCCGCACCTGTTACCCATTTCTCCCATTGATCTGCGCTCACCTCACGGCTCAGACGCCGACCCAGTCTGTGAAAATTCTCATGTTGACCTCAATTCAAATCCCACCATCTCCCCCATTGACTCTCATTTAGGGGCTGAGCTGCCTAAAGATAACCAGGCCATCCCTCCTATTTCAACGCTGAAGAGACATTTCACAAGCTCTTTGGCGTTGAGAGGAGCGCTGGCCTCAACTTCAGCCATTGACTCACAGTCTTCCTGTCATTTAGCACCCATTGACTCCCATCCACCTGCTCCATTTAACGCAGGAGCATTCGGCATCCATTCCATCAGTCACAAACCTCCTGTTGATGCCCATCCTCTTTCTGAAAGTAGTGCTGACTGCTTACCACGTCTGGACTTCAATGCCTTTCATTCTTCAAAGTTACATTCCGGCTTTGaaagcacaaagaaaatgtcTTCAGCCATTGACTTGCATCCTGTGAATTCTTTACCGGCCATTGATTTCCATTCAGCCACAACTGGCTGGTCGAAAGACAAGCCAGCTCACACTGACTCTACCTCCAGAGGTTACAGGAATATGACTCCGAGCCCAGATTCCTGTCGGGGAGCACCCGCTGACCTCCATCCTAATAGCAGTGTTTCTGCTGAAGGAACTCCGGCAGGTCGTGATGTTTTCTCAGGAGCCAACTGTAACAACACATCACcccctgtttttgtttctcccaCTGATCCCAGGACTCGGTATACCTCCTCACCCATTGACTCCTACTCTTCTAGTAAAAGAGAGAACTTGTCAGAAAAGCTTTCAGCCCCTAGAAGCCCCAAATGTACCATTGACCACCACTCCTCCAATGCAGCTTCAGAAGGACTGACAGACAACAAAGCCTCGTCTGTAGTCAATCACGAGGAGCGACTGCCTAACGCTCACCTGCCTCCCATTGATTTGCATCATACAAGTCTTGTGCCGCCTGCCAACGATCAATCTTCTCGCTTTGTCAGCACCGTGGAGCACTTGAACCACACAGCCTTACCCTCCTCTACCTTCAAAATATCACATAGAAAGTGCGGTTCGCGGTCCGAGTCTACCGTTGACTCCCACTCAAAACTTCTCCGACCCGCTGACTCTGATTCAAAAGCTCACAACCACTTTGTGTCCAGCTCCGACCCACAGTTCCCCGTTAACTCCTGTTCAAATCACAATCCCCCCGTTGACTCTGAGCGTGAACCTCAGCCACCCGTTGACTCTCATTCAAAAAACTCTCACAGAGACTTTCATCTCCCGGCAGACAATCACATCACGTCTTCCCTCCAGAACTCAAACTCCTCCATCGACGCCCAATCAGAGTCTCAGTCGGCCATCGACGAACGGTCAACCGGCAGCgtctggaacacacacacacgctccgCCACGTAg
- the LOC141003988 gene encoding uncharacterized protein translates to MSGMTSGVCVESDLSSMLQRSSASSHHHPNHHGYGGQGQVSSLAPMLDYTTEMDRYRSSIASFYKTNVNMNMNVTNFPQSAKLAARLAAAAPIFPPAAARLGAMATAPWGCHDNMNMNVNMNHPAAMFWGRPKHVATAPTHHHHHHHHHPSATAGHMTSSHPHSTSMHQGGGGSGGGGGGSGEGGGADKHGHTASSLPVTQGAAHHHPMAPSNGNFLHGYGGGADCGVMNKQGHAHPDMMGLSEGGSCNGGGVMGSSFLGGLGLPPGVIVMAMGSAGGGISDAGSAFQMTGGQRALTDCQQHANSSPCPSSSSPSSSGVTAGGVALSSSSSSSSGAVAKRKRKRCGVCGPCRRLINCGVCSSCRNRKTGHQICKFRKCEELKKKPGGGGGALERPPSVPTGEAFRWFF, encoded by the exons atgTCAGGCATGACgagcggtgtgtgtgtggagagcgACCTCTCCTCGATGCTCCAGAGAAGCTCCGCCTCCTCACACCATCACCCGAATCACCATGGTTACGGCGGACAGGGACAG GTGTCGAGCCTCGCTCCGATGTTGGACTACACCACCGAGATGGACCGGTATCGTTCCTCCATCGCCAGCTTCTATAAGACCAACgtcaacatgaacatgaacGTCACAAACTTCCCTCAGTCCGCCAAACTGGCAGCCCGTTTGGCGGCTGCCGCCCCCATCTTCCCCCCGGCCGCTGCCAGGCTGGGTGCAATGGCGACGGCGCCCTGGGGTTGCCACgacaacatgaacatgaacgTGAACATGAACCACCCGGCGGCCATGTTCTGGGGCCGGCCCAAACACGTGGCGACCGCGCCAAcgcatcaccaccaccatcaccatcatcatccctCGGCAACAGCGGGTCACATGACCTCCTCGCACCCCCACAGTACCAGCATGCACCAGGGCGGCGGGGGGtcgggagggggaggaggaggaagtggtgaGGGGGGAGGAGCTGACAAACACGGACACACTgcctcctcacttcctgtcacacAGGGAGCAGCACATCATCATCCAATGGCGCCAAGCAACGGGAACTTCCTCCACGGTTATGGCGGCGGGGCGGACTGCGGCGTCATGAACAAACAGGGACATGCCCACCCGGACATGATGGGCCTATCAGAGGGCGGGAGCTGCAATGGGGGAGGGGTGATGGGTAGTAGCTTCCTGGGGGGGCTTGGATTACCCCCTGGAGTCATCGTCATGGCCATGGGGTCGGCAGGGGGCGGGATCTCGGATGCTGGCAGCGCCTTCCAGATGACAGGCGGCCAGCGGGCGCTAACAGACTGCCAGCAGCACGCCAACTCCTCCCCCTGCCCCTCATCCTCATCGCCATCGTCGTCAGGGGTGACGGCAGGGGGCGTGGCCTTGTCGTCATCGTCGTCTTCGTCGTCGGGGGCGGTGgccaagaggaagaggaagcggTGCGGCGTGTGCGGGCCGTGCAGGCGCCTCATCAACTGCGGCGTCTGCTCGTCCTGCCGCAACAGGAAGACGGGTCACCAGATCTGCAAGTTCAGGAAGTGTGAAGAGCTGAAGAAGAAAccggggggaggagggggggcgcTGGAG CGGCCGCCCTCCGTCCCGACCGGCGAGGCATTTCGTTGGTTCTTCTAG
- the LOC141003524 gene encoding PRELI domain-containing protein 1, mitochondrial-like isoform X1: MGRYFHSEVDIKSPWHQVLAAFWQRYPNPYSAHVLTEDVLYREVTSSNHLLSRRLLTKTNRLPGWAERVFPAHMARAVYVLEDSIVDPQTHTLITKTWNLNHNTLMMVVERCLFEEDSSRPFWTKLRREAFISSAVYGLARPIQEFGLARFKSNQAKAMKGLEHALSKIQTADPPAHLHGDQVETSEKHKPLPSQTTPTPTQKPKQFV, translated from the exons atgggGAGGTATTTCCACAGCGAGGTCGACATTAAGAGTCCGTGGCATCAGGTGTTGGCCGCCTTCTGGCAGCGCTACCCGAACCCGTACAG CGCCCACGTCCTCACCGAGGACGTCCTGTACCGTGAGGTCACCTCCAGCAACCACCTGTTGTCACGGCGACTGCTGACCAAGACCAATCGGCTGCCGGGCTGGGCGGAGCGCGTCTTCCCCGCTCACATGGCGCGGGCCGTCTACGTCCTGGAGGACTCCATCGTCGAcccgcaaacacacacactcatcaccAAGACCTGGAACCTCAACCACAACACACTGATG ATGGTGGTGGAGCGCTGTTTGTTTGAGGAGGACAGCAGTCGGCCATTTTGGACCAAACTGAGGAGGGAGGCCTTCATTTCCTCGGCTGTTTACGGCCTGGCCCGGCCCATACAG GAGTTCGGTCTCGCCCGGTTCAAAAGTAACCAAGCCAAAGCCATGAAGGGTCTGGAGCACGCACTGTCCAAGATACAGA cagctgaCCCCCCTGCTCATCTCCATGGCGACCAGGTAGAGACTTCAGAGAAGCACAAGCCCCTCCCATCACAGACCACGCCCACCCCTACCCAGAAGCCCAAGCAGTTCGTCTGA
- the LOC141003524 gene encoding PRELI domain-containing protein 1, mitochondrial-like isoform X2 — MGRYFHSEVDIKSPWHQVLAAFWQRYPNPYSAHVLTEDVLYREVTSSNHLLSRRLLTKTNRLPGWAERVFPAHMARAVYVLEDSIVDPQTHTLITKTWNLNHNTLMMVVERCLFEEDSSRPFWTKLRREAFISSAVYGLARPIQEFGLARFKSNQAKAMKGLEHALSKIQTDPPAHLHGDQVETSEKHKPLPSQTTPTPTQKPKQFV; from the exons atgggGAGGTATTTCCACAGCGAGGTCGACATTAAGAGTCCGTGGCATCAGGTGTTGGCCGCCTTCTGGCAGCGCTACCCGAACCCGTACAG CGCCCACGTCCTCACCGAGGACGTCCTGTACCGTGAGGTCACCTCCAGCAACCACCTGTTGTCACGGCGACTGCTGACCAAGACCAATCGGCTGCCGGGCTGGGCGGAGCGCGTCTTCCCCGCTCACATGGCGCGGGCCGTCTACGTCCTGGAGGACTCCATCGTCGAcccgcaaacacacacactcatcaccAAGACCTGGAACCTCAACCACAACACACTGATG ATGGTGGTGGAGCGCTGTTTGTTTGAGGAGGACAGCAGTCGGCCATTTTGGACCAAACTGAGGAGGGAGGCCTTCATTTCCTCGGCTGTTTACGGCCTGGCCCGGCCCATACAG GAGTTCGGTCTCGCCCGGTTCAAAAGTAACCAAGCCAAAGCCATGAAGGGTCTGGAGCACGCACTGTCCAAGATACAGA ctgaCCCCCCTGCTCATCTCCATGGCGACCAGGTAGAGACTTCAGAGAAGCACAAGCCCCTCCCATCACAGACCACGCCCACCCCTACCCAGAAGCCCAAGCAGTTCGTCTGA